A window of the Chloroflexus sp. Y-396-1 genome harbors these coding sequences:
- the csx19 gene encoding CRISPR-associated protein Csx19 — MSEPLWRAVEDFSDLEKDMRGWLSQHMSEDMPWLLAHADNGVIWGRRRSDGSLLLSSDVFNLKSRYPAIAVELRPETLQQLRIFGPGGELLIWRDEDRFQGRIITDGDSLREDAWQEQHLLWGTSIEQREGFSLLKEGQQGPQHAVPIVVSGARRAALTVRHYAQSDQYGQAIVGLSRLVNLGLFAITEES; from the coding sequence ATGAGCGAACCATTGTGGAGGGCTGTGGAAGACTTCAGCGATCTGGAAAAAGATATGCGTGGCTGGTTATCCCAGCATATGTCCGAAGATATGCCCTGGCTGCTCGCTCATGCCGACAACGGGGTGATCTGGGGGCGCCGCCGGTCTGACGGCAGCCTGCTGCTGTCGAGCGACGTCTTTAATCTCAAGAGCCGCTATCCTGCGATCGCTGTAGAGCTGCGGCCAGAGACGTTGCAACAGTTGCGCATCTTCGGTCCGGGTGGGGAGTTGTTGATCTGGCGTGATGAAGATCGTTTCCAGGGGCGAATCATTACAGATGGCGACTCCCTGAGAGAAGATGCCTGGCAAGAACAACATCTGTTGTGGGGAACTTCCATTGAGCAACGAGAAGGCTTTTCACTCCTGAAAGAGGGACAGCAGGGCCCTCAGCATGCCGTCCCAATTGTGGTGTCTGGCGCCCGGCGCGCTGCCTTGACAGTCCGTCACTATGCCCAATCAGACCAATATGGACAGGCTATCGTAGGCTTGAGCCGTCTGGTGAATCTGGGGCTATTTGCCATAACCGAGGAGAGCTGA
- a CDS encoding PIN domain-containing protein, giving the protein MHLTIDTNILVNGFQELSCPYLTILYVIVSTRKTVCVDSGGQIVQEYRKLLGGKEIFEKWFKEATIDSRFTGVLSDRHRTKLTELGCHEPSDHVFIAVAIESPHKILLTEDSDMGKGVKGQEENSRKILAYLTEDLQLQVLDAKEALEFIGIKPS; this is encoded by the coding sequence ATGCACCTGACAATTGATACCAATATTCTTGTAAATGGTTTTCAGGAACTTTCCTGTCCATATCTGACAATTTTGTATGTCATTGTTAGCACTCGCAAGACTGTGTGCGTGGATTCGGGTGGACAGATCGTGCAGGAGTATCGCAAACTGTTGGGTGGAAAAGAGATATTCGAGAAGTGGTTTAAGGAAGCTACTATTGACTCCCGATTCACGGGTGTGTTGAGCGACCGTCACCGTACTAAGCTAACAGAGCTGGGTTGCCATGAGCCTTCCGATCACGTGTTTATCGCAGTAGCAATCGAATCGCCACATAAAATACTCTTGACTGAAGATAGCGACATGGGTAAAGGTGTAAAGGGACAGGAGGAGAATTCCAGGAAAATACTTGCCTACCTAACCGAGGATTTACAGCTACAGGTACTTGATGCAAAAGAGGCACTCGAGTTTATTGGGATAAAGCCTTCTTAA
- a CDS encoding RAMP superfamily CRISPR-associated protein — protein sequence MKAILLRLHLLEPLLIAQAGAGEENSAVGLTYIPGSALRGVLAARWLARNRNVNDLAVDPIGRTLFLDGSVCYLNAYPELNGERTLPMPASWFAEKDEVENENTTLYDLAIADQKGTLKPPKGGPFCLLEKQEPEEAFEEATYRVALVGVDRIDQVHITLEDVNRRGEGNQVFRYEALAPDQRFIAAITARDDQYLSEIKALLEGGDLFLGSARMAGYGHVAVEMLNETPTEWQEHQGGEITNGRVVVTLLSPVILRNDAGQVGWDGGQELARSLGLPAEAKLTASFGKMMLMGGYNRKWSLPLPQTWALTPGSVFVFETPVVNQAALLSAMNYGIGERRAEGFGRIAINWQVAAQMTRRPASDWQEVEVPIEVPLSDESRRLAQDMAQRRLRNELDRALAKQIDAVATGTQSVPSNAQLSAIRQAALSGLAQPQRSMQPLKDYLTNLKEAGKRQMESCRLGAGGVRLLNWLTERANKLDVDVQLLAGGSLPQVAGERAVLTEDLKVEYTVRLIDGVLQTLARRNKEERR from the coding sequence ATGAAAGCCATCCTCTTGCGCCTGCACCTGCTTGAGCCGCTGCTGATAGCCCAGGCTGGGGCAGGTGAGGAAAACAGCGCAGTAGGTCTGACCTATATACCCGGCAGTGCGCTACGTGGCGTGCTGGCAGCGCGCTGGCTCGCCAGAAACCGCAACGTCAATGATCTGGCGGTTGATCCCATTGGGCGCACTTTGTTTCTCGATGGTTCTGTGTGCTATCTGAACGCCTATCCTGAGCTGAACGGTGAGCGCACCTTGCCGATGCCAGCATCCTGGTTCGCGGAGAAGGATGAGGTGGAAAACGAGAACACAACGCTCTACGATCTGGCCATTGCCGATCAAAAGGGCACGCTCAAACCTCCCAAGGGAGGACCTTTCTGTCTCCTGGAGAAGCAGGAACCTGAAGAGGCATTCGAAGAAGCCACGTATCGGGTCGCGTTGGTGGGTGTAGATCGCATTGATCAGGTGCATATCACCCTTGAAGATGTCAACCGTCGTGGAGAAGGCAATCAGGTCTTCCGCTATGAGGCATTGGCGCCTGATCAGCGTTTCATCGCAGCAATTACTGCTCGTGATGACCAGTATCTGAGTGAGATTAAAGCCTTGCTGGAAGGCGGCGATTTGTTCCTCGGCAGCGCCCGCATGGCAGGATACGGACATGTCGCTGTCGAAATGTTGAATGAGACGCCAACGGAATGGCAAGAGCATCAAGGCGGCGAGATAACCAATGGCCGCGTGGTGGTCACTCTGCTTAGCCCAGTCATCCTGCGCAACGATGCTGGACAGGTTGGTTGGGATGGCGGTCAGGAGTTGGCTCGCAGCCTGGGATTGCCTGCAGAGGCGAAATTGACAGCCTCGTTTGGCAAGATGATGCTGATGGGCGGCTACAATCGCAAATGGAGCCTGCCCCTTCCTCAAACCTGGGCACTGACGCCCGGCAGCGTTTTTGTCTTTGAGACTCCCGTTGTGAACCAGGCTGCTCTGCTGTCAGCCATGAACTATGGCATTGGCGAGCGTCGCGCCGAAGGCTTCGGCCGCATCGCTATCAACTGGCAGGTTGCTGCCCAAATGACCCGCCGACCTGCTTCGGATTGGCAGGAAGTCGAGGTGCCCATCGAGGTCCCGCTTTCTGATGAGAGCCGCCGTCTGGCGCAGGATATGGCGCAGCGTCGTCTGCGCAATGAGCTTGATCGCGCCCTGGCGAAGCAGATTGACGCGGTGGCAACCGGAACGCAGAGCGTGCCGAGCAACGCACAACTATCTGCCATCCGGCAGGCTGCCCTATCTGGTCTGGCGCAGCCGCAGCGTTCGATGCAACCACTGAAGGATTATCTGACCAATCTGAAAGAAGCAGGTAAGAGGCAGATGGAGAGTTGTCGACTGGGGGCGGGAGGCGTCAGATTGCTGAACTGGTTAACCGAACGAGCCAACAAGCTGGATGTTGATGTGCAACTGCTGGCTGGCGGCTCTCTCCCCCAGGTAGCAGGTGAAAGAGCTGTGCTCACCGAGGATCTCAAGGTCGAGTATACCGTGCGCCTGATCGACGGTGTCCTGCAAACTCTGGCGAGACGCAACAAGGAGGAAAGACGATGA
- a CDS encoding RAMP superfamily CRISPR-associated protein — protein MRGRAARNITGRTIITGRLVLETPAHFGNGDVVGVADMSLLRDPRDGVTPLLTGASIAGALRAYLREVERGYGQVGDANDLSERLFGRLEKRHTLQSWLLVDDALGKVAGIELRDGVAIDPHTRTAEDKKKYDIELLAAGTTFDIRLEFLETSDNRDLLLALATALNGLARGEIGLGKRKRRGLGRCKVSEWRVRRYDLTTPAGLIAWLEDDTRSERVGDNIYDLLGVGRLAADQREWFRLQATFRLSGSLLIRSSSGQPGSPDMVHLKSLRPGGVVPVLSGTSLAGVLRSRALRIANTILGEKKASELIDNMFGPPMNEDDIAEKRAKSRAGRPLPGSSRVVVEESIIQGVRDLVQSRVKIDRFTGGAFPTALFSEQPVFGNDRSEVTITLTLRNPQDAEIGLLLLLLKDLWTGDLPVGGESSVGRGRLVGVRATLTLHQHDHEQHWKLEQNGDMLRCEPADAFTTLNKYVMHSLWNWKDATLEGAAV, from the coding sequence ATGAGAGGACGCGCTGCACGCAACATAACCGGGCGCACCATCATCACCGGCCGACTGGTGCTGGAAACCCCGGCTCATTTCGGCAACGGCGATGTCGTGGGCGTCGCCGACATGTCGCTGTTGCGCGACCCGCGGGATGGCGTGACGCCGCTGCTCACCGGCGCGTCCATCGCTGGCGCGCTGCGCGCCTACCTGCGCGAGGTGGAGCGCGGCTACGGTCAGGTGGGAGACGCGAACGACCTGTCTGAGCGTCTTTTCGGGCGGTTGGAGAAACGGCACACGCTGCAAAGCTGGCTGTTAGTTGACGATGCACTTGGCAAGGTGGCAGGCATCGAACTGCGCGACGGCGTAGCCATTGATCCACACACGCGAACTGCCGAGGACAAAAAGAAGTACGACATTGAGCTGCTTGCGGCTGGCACGACCTTCGACATCCGATTGGAATTCCTGGAAACATCTGATAACAGAGACCTGTTGCTGGCACTAGCAACGGCTTTGAATGGGCTTGCCAGAGGTGAGATCGGACTGGGAAAGCGTAAACGGCGCGGCTTAGGGCGCTGCAAGGTGAGCGAATGGCGTGTTCGGCGCTACGATCTGACCACGCCTGCTGGTCTGATCGCCTGGCTAGAGGATGATACCCGCAGTGAAAGGGTTGGCGACAATATCTACGATCTGCTCGGCGTCGGCCGCCTGGCAGCCGATCAACGTGAGTGGTTTCGCCTGCAAGCTACTTTTCGTCTGTCCGGCTCTCTTCTCATTCGTTCTAGCAGCGGTCAACCAGGAAGCCCTGACATGGTGCATCTCAAATCGTTGCGTCCAGGTGGTGTGGTGCCTGTTCTTTCCGGCACCAGCCTGGCTGGTGTGCTGCGCAGTCGGGCGCTGCGTATTGCCAACACCATCCTGGGCGAGAAGAAGGCGTCTGAACTGATTGACAACATGTTCGGTCCGCCAATGAACGAAGATGACATTGCTGAGAAACGAGCAAAGAGCCGGGCGGGCCGGCCCCTCCCTGGCAGCAGCCGTGTCGTAGTGGAAGAAAGCATTATCCAGGGCGTTCGTGATTTGGTGCAGAGTCGGGTCAAGATCGACCGTTTCACCGGCGGCGCATTTCCGACAGCGCTGTTCAGCGAGCAACCGGTTTTTGGCAACGACCGGTCAGAGGTCACTATCACACTGACACTCCGTAACCCCCAGGATGCCGAGATCGGACTGCTGCTGCTGCTGCTCAAAGACCTGTGGACCGGCGACCTGCCCGTGGGTGGCGAGAGTAGCGTCGGACGGGGACGGTTGGTGGGGGTGCGCGCAACGCTTACACTGCACCAGCATGACCACGAACAGCACTGGAAGCTGGAACAAAACGGCGACATGTTGCGCTGCGAACCCGCCGATGCCTTTACCACCCTGAACAAATACGTTATGCATTCTCTATGGAACTGGAAAGACGCAACGTTGGAAGGAGCAGCCGTATGA
- a CDS encoding AAA family ATPase produces MTVEAIRLQNFMAFKDTGWVGLRPITLLFGRNSSGKSVLTRALLLLRQSLRSVQKEQPFVLSDLYGVDIGSFREMVHQGDEKSRVCFHFRCKSVEIEEWLATSKIAELRTFSTRTLQIALEYAAHRNESGGVDLSHIDLTRLCIQAVSTDAQQEVLLFEAMALEPEDVDRFGDEWFVRGLLTEQGKPGAWSGFGCKLDRNFLDIQFIEPTSPNEATGYQLLKQLLQIPKGEIQKFLEGIVHLGPIRPEPQRRYSFSRNTADEWQRRDWTAFRDFIAGRLNEDEVWEISAWLKRLDLAESVETRLVSEVGALFTEFEVAFQESSEAMPLPLSAMGFGASQVLPIIVQCVKANQGGLVIIEQPELHLHPRAQAELADLFITMARNGIRFLIETHSEHLLLRLRRRIAETTLQKPKDLHTSSMQNHSTEPKLEESELGIYFVQRVREVSTIEPLRVGNRGEYDAIPEGFSGFFSSDFEEVLKINLAIAEMNKLSQNHAPDN; encoded by the coding sequence ATGACTGTCGAAGCAATCCGTTTACAGAACTTTATGGCCTTCAAGGATACAGGATGGGTGGGGTTGCGGCCGATCACGCTGCTGTTCGGACGCAACTCCAGCGGCAAGAGCGTGCTAACCCGTGCGTTGCTACTACTAAGGCAGAGCCTGCGTTCTGTCCAAAAAGAGCAACCGTTCGTCCTCTCGGATCTGTATGGTGTGGACATCGGTAGTTTTCGAGAGATGGTGCATCAGGGTGATGAGAAAAGCCGCGTTTGCTTTCATTTTCGCTGCAAAAGCGTCGAAATCGAGGAATGGCTTGCGACCAGCAAGATTGCAGAGTTACGCACGTTTTCCACACGGACGCTCCAGATTGCGCTCGAGTACGCGGCTCATCGCAATGAATCAGGTGGAGTTGACCTCTCGCATATCGACCTGACCCGCCTGTGTATTCAGGCTGTCAGTACTGATGCGCAACAGGAGGTCCTGCTCTTTGAGGCGATGGCCCTCGAACCTGAAGATGTTGATCGGTTTGGCGATGAGTGGTTCGTAAGAGGCCTCCTGACCGAACAAGGAAAACCCGGCGCGTGGAGCGGGTTCGGCTGTAAGCTGGACAGAAACTTTCTGGATATACAGTTCATTGAGCCGACAAGCCCGAATGAAGCAACAGGCTATCAACTTTTGAAGCAATTGTTGCAAATCCCGAAGGGCGAAATCCAGAAGTTTCTGGAAGGCATCGTCCATCTTGGCCCTATTCGACCCGAACCGCAGCGCCGCTACTCATTCAGTCGCAACACCGCCGATGAGTGGCAACGCCGCGATTGGACGGCATTCCGTGATTTCATTGCCGGCAGGTTGAACGAAGATGAGGTCTGGGAAATCAGCGCCTGGTTGAAGCGTCTTGATCTTGCCGAGAGTGTTGAAACCCGTTTGGTATCGGAAGTTGGAGCTCTCTTCACTGAGTTTGAAGTTGCTTTCCAGGAAAGTAGCGAAGCTATGCCTTTGCCCTTGAGTGCTATGGGCTTTGGCGCCTCACAGGTGCTGCCGATCATCGTGCAATGCGTGAAGGCAAATCAGGGCGGTCTGGTGATCATCGAACAACCGGAGTTGCATCTGCATCCCAGAGCGCAGGCTGAGTTGGCTGACCTCTTCATCACAATGGCGCGGAATGGGATCCGTTTTCTGATCGAAACGCATAGCGAACATTTGTTATTGCGACTACGCCGGCGCATAGCCGAAACTACACTTCAGAAACCCAAAGATTTGCATACTTCCTCGATGCAGAATCATAGTACAGAACCGAAACTTGAGGAGTCTGAGCTTGGCATCTACTTCGTGCAACGAGTTCGTGAGGTGAGCACTATCGAACCTCTCCGTGTAGGCAATAGAGGGGAATACGATGCAATTCCAGAAGGATTTTCGGGATTTTTCTCAAGTGATTTCGAGGAAGTGCTGAAAATCAACCTGGCTATCGCCGAAATGAATAAACTGAGTCAAAACCATGCACCTGACAATTGA
- a CDS encoding RAMP superfamily CRISPR-associated protein, with product MPSYQLRLTLLSDATFGRGDGVAGLVDAEVQHDDFGLPFLAGRTLKGLLGAECADIVFALERARPDQKDRWQLAGERLFGHSGAALEGEAILRVGTARLPEDLRSALRQEVRKQRLTPNDVLELVTALRRQTAMDAWGVPQENTLRTMRVILRGTVFRAPLDFVVEPQPDDLALLAACVKALRRAGTGRNRGRGRMQADLLGKDDLAVTDALFAVFRKAVMS from the coding sequence CGGCGACGGTGTTGCGGGGTTGGTAGATGCCGAAGTCCAGCACGACGACTTCGGGCTGCCTTTCCTGGCAGGACGGACGCTCAAAGGTCTGCTGGGTGCAGAGTGCGCCGACATAGTTTTTGCCCTGGAAAGAGCCAGGCCCGATCAAAAAGATCGCTGGCAGTTGGCTGGTGAGCGACTGTTCGGGCACAGTGGTGCAGCACTGGAGGGCGAGGCAATTCTGCGGGTGGGCACTGCTCGTCTGCCTGAGGACCTCCGTTCGGCGTTGCGCCAGGAGGTACGCAAGCAGCGTCTTACGCCGAACGATGTCCTGGAGCTGGTTACCGCATTGCGCCGCCAAACTGCTATGGATGCCTGGGGTGTGCCGCAGGAGAACACGTTGCGCACGATGCGCGTCATCCTGCGCGGTACGGTTTTCCGTGCGCCGCTGGACTTTGTCGTTGAACCGCAGCCCGACGACCTGGCCTTGCTGGCAGCGTGTGTGAAGGCATTACGTCGCGCTGGCACCGGTCGAAACCGCGGACGAGGACGGATGCAGGCTGATCTGCTAGGCAAGGACGACCTTGCGGTGACCGATGCACTCTTTGCCGTGTTCCGAAAGGCGGTGATGTCATGA
- a CDS encoding TIGR03986 family CRISPR-associated RAMP protein produces the protein MALKHTNPTKPRRDRNGRTFWAHAPYNFVPLPERVVPAQDLPGLDSYGDGLLTGRIECELETCSPLYVRGMMTPSDYQVFGEKGPDQLTVDEKEKRASFFSTEETRIEGHPQPAIPGSTLRGMVRFLIEIAGFGRVRWVGKEPTFTFRAVAASRDDPLREPYRQVIGDFGGNVRAGFLVQCGENWYVQPAKTPRQMGWPGNDAFLKVKERNIRGQDLPAYIRLDDPNYRPQIHPVAFDVELRRNQRGTYVAVSQLAAVEGSTLRYKGYLVCSGNMKESARGKAQRSPRKSHALVLMPDEEAHTLKIRPQAIKDYLAGLTPYQKEQLTAWSGDPRGSPNGCLYHGKPVFFVAEGNEVVYFGHSPNFRIPARLHGANRAATPHDFVPDALLNYPEPDLADAIFGWVEDQNYPQGQHAGRVFFEDARFIGAQNGVWLQSKPITPHVLSGPKATTFQHYLVQDRNAGHDPDRKETLAHYGSPPDTTQIRGHKLYWHRGTSPEIEATPKEREHEKQLTRMIPVKPGVCFNFTVHFENLRPEELGALLWALTLPGEPGKEYRHKLGMGKPLGMGAVKITPRLILSNRQGRQGRYGQLFDESKWHLAEQTADATPYVEQFERYVLDAIGQPGTTRLAEVERIRMLLTMLEWREGTAQWLKATSYMEVEAGPGKVNEYKERPVLPDPLIVVADVARNTSDKSSQKTQAEHSTTARTQQTTANSQAGAAGDKTGTVVRWVADRNYGFIKPDDGSAELFVHASDVEGAATLQRGQRVTFRVAQGAKVPQARNVRPLA, from the coding sequence ATGGCACTGAAACATACGAATCCAACGAAACCGCGACGTGACCGGAATGGACGCACATTTTGGGCGCATGCGCCTTATAACTTCGTACCCTTGCCAGAGCGCGTGGTGCCAGCGCAGGATTTGCCCGGCCTGGATAGCTACGGCGATGGGCTTCTGACCGGACGCATCGAGTGCGAACTGGAGACCTGCTCTCCACTCTACGTGCGCGGCATGATGACACCTTCCGACTATCAGGTGTTTGGTGAGAAGGGTCCAGATCAGCTTACAGTCGATGAAAAGGAAAAGCGTGCGTCCTTTTTCTCGACCGAGGAAACCAGGATCGAAGGGCACCCACAACCTGCCATTCCTGGCAGCACCCTGCGCGGGATGGTACGCTTTCTGATAGAGATCGCTGGCTTCGGCCGCGTGCGTTGGGTGGGTAAGGAGCCGACCTTTACCTTTCGGGCTGTAGCTGCATCACGCGACGACCCGCTGCGCGAGCCGTATCGCCAGGTCATCGGTGACTTTGGCGGCAATGTGCGCGCTGGTTTCCTTGTGCAGTGCGGAGAAAACTGGTATGTGCAACCAGCCAAGACTCCGAGGCAGATGGGATGGCCAGGAAATGATGCATTTCTGAAGGTCAAGGAGCGCAACATCCGCGGACAGGATTTGCCCGCCTATATTCGATTGGACGATCCGAACTATCGCCCACAAATCCATCCCGTCGCTTTTGATGTAGAACTCCGGCGTAATCAGCGTGGCACTTATGTCGCAGTCAGCCAACTGGCAGCAGTCGAGGGATCAACCCTTCGCTACAAGGGCTATCTGGTTTGTTCAGGCAACATGAAGGAGTCTGCTAGGGGCAAAGCGCAGCGTTCCCCTCGCAAAAGCCATGCATTAGTCCTGATGCCTGATGAGGAGGCTCACACTCTCAAGATTCGCCCTCAGGCAATCAAGGATTATCTGGCGGGTCTGACGCCGTATCAGAAAGAACAACTCACAGCCTGGAGCGGCGACCCCAGAGGCAGTCCGAATGGCTGTCTCTACCACGGTAAACCGGTTTTCTTTGTGGCTGAGGGTAATGAAGTAGTCTATTTCGGTCACTCGCCGAATTTCCGTATCCCGGCACGGCTTCACGGCGCCAACCGCGCAGCCACTCCGCACGACTTCGTGCCCGATGCGTTACTCAACTATCCCGAACCCGATCTGGCTGACGCCATCTTTGGTTGGGTGGAGGATCAGAATTACCCACAAGGACAACACGCCGGTCGTGTCTTCTTTGAGGACGCACGCTTCATCGGGGCTCAAAACGGGGTATGGCTTCAATCTAAACCTATCACCCCTCACGTGCTTTCCGGTCCCAAGGCGACCACCTTTCAGCACTACCTGGTACAGGATCGCAACGCGGGTCACGATCCAGATCGTAAGGAGACGCTGGCCCACTATGGCTCGCCACCCGATACTACTCAGATTCGTGGGCACAAGCTCTACTGGCATCGCGGCACTTCGCCAGAGATCGAGGCGACGCCAAAGGAGCGGGAGCACGAGAAGCAACTGACGCGGATGATTCCCGTCAAGCCAGGCGTGTGCTTCAACTTCACCGTGCACTTTGAGAACCTCCGACCAGAGGAGTTGGGTGCGTTGCTGTGGGCGTTGACCCTGCCCGGTGAACCAGGAAAGGAGTACCGTCACAAACTGGGCATGGGCAAGCCCCTGGGTATGGGTGCGGTGAAGATCACCCCTCGTCTGATCCTGAGTAACCGTCAGGGCCGACAGGGGCGTTATGGCCAATTGTTCGACGAGAGCAAGTGGCATCTGGCTGAACAGACAGCAGATGCGACTCCATACGTCGAGCAATTCGAGCGCTACGTACTCGATGCCATTGGGCAACCTGGCACCACAAGGCTGGCGGAGGTCGAACGCATTCGCATGTTGCTGACAATGCTCGAATGGCGCGAGGGAACGGCACAGTGGCTAAAAGCCACCAGCTACATGGAAGTTGAGGCGGGACCAGGTAAGGTCAACGAGTACAAAGAACGACCTGTGCTTCCCGATCCTCTGATTGTGGTGGCTGATGTCGCGCGGAATACAAGCGACAAGTCTTCTCAAAAGACACAAGCCGAACATTCAACCACTGCTCGAACCCAACAGACTACTGCCAATTCACAAGCCGGAGCCGCAGGAGATAAGACAGGAACAGTAGTTCGTTGGGTTGCAGATCGAAATTATGGCTTCATTAAGCCCGATGATGGAAGCGCCGAACTGTTCGTTCATGCTTCGGACGTGGAAGGTGCTGCAACGCTGCAACGGGGGCAGCGTGTGACGTTCAGGGTAGCGCAGGGCGCCAAAGTTCCACAAGCTCGCAATGTCCGTCCACTGGCGTAG